The DNA region TCACGAGGCCACCCTGGGTCACGCTGGCGACGCCCGCGTTGGTGCTGCTCCACGTCAGCTGGCCGGGTTGCGCGGGCTGTCCGGCGACCGTCACGGTGAACTGCCGGGTCTGCCCGGCGCTCAGGGTGGTCGTGCTGGCGGTGGCCTGTCCAGTCACGGCGGCGAGGTCAGCGGCGCGGCCGGAGGTCGCGGTCTGACCGCACGCGGCGAGGACGAGGGCCACGGTGGCGACGAGGGCGGGAAGGGTGGACTTCGGCATCTGGGTCCAGTAGAGCGGACCCGCATGTGACGGACCCGAGGCCGCCGGGCTCATGCCTCATGTTCGGGAAGTGCCGGTGCGAGCGCCCTCTGAGGGACGTGCGTGAACTATTCTGCTTCATGCTTCTATCATGTTTCACATGTTCGGCAGGATCACAGGTAGGCCAGCGCCCAGTCCTCCGCGCCGTGGGCCTGACCCGCGCGCAGCAGCGCCATCCCGTCCGGCGGGACGTCGTGCCGGTGGGGGAGAGTGCCGAGTTGCGCCGTGAAGTCCTCCAGCGTGGCCTTCGCCGGGGCCGCGCGGGTGCCGGTCACGGTGCCGCCCTGCACGTCGTATACCGCGCCGTACACGTGCCCCTTACGGGCATCCAGCGACACGCCCTGTGGGCCGTCGCCGCTCACCAGGGCCTCCAGCGTGGACACGCCCACCACGCGCGCGCCCCACACCGCTGCCAGGCCCAGTGCGTAGCTGGCGCCCACCCGCACGCCCGTGTACGAGCCCGGCCCGGTGCCGATCACGATGGTCTGGGCGTGGAACGGCAGCCCGGCCTGCGCGAACAGCGCGCGGGCCGCGCCCGGCAGCTCCTCGGCGTGGGCGCGGCCGACCTCGCGGACGGCGGTCACGTGTCCGGTCTCCCACGACACGGCCAGCGTCAGGAACGGCGTCGCCGTGTCGAGGGCCAGGGTGACGTGTGGGGGAGCGTCGCCGGTCATCTCGGCGCAGTGTAGGCGGCACCTGCGCGGTTGTCACCTGTACAGGAACGTGACCGGTTCCTGACCGCGACCGGCCCGGTGATATCCTGGGAAGCAACATGACGACCATTGCCAAGGGCCTGGAAGGCGTGCTCTTCACCGAGAGCAAACTGACGTTCATCAACGGCTCAGAGGGCATCCTGACGCACCTGGGTATTCCCATCCAGGAGTGGGCCGAGAACAGCACCTTCGAGGAACTGTCCCTGGCGCTGCTGGACGGCAAGCTGCCCACCGCCGCCGAACTCGCGGCCTTTGACGCGCACCTCAAGGCCAACCGCATGATTCCCGAGAAACTCGCTGAGGAGATCGCGAGCTTCCCCAGGAACGTGCACCCCATGCAGGCGCTGCGCACCGCCGTGTCGTACCTGGGCCTGTTCGACCCCCAGGCCGAGGACACCGGCGAGGACGCCCGCCGCGCCATCAGCATCCGCATGATCGCTCAGTTCGCCACGATCATCGCCGCCATCGCCCGCGCCCGCGAGGGCCAGCCGGTCATCGCGCCCAGGAGCGACCTCACGCACGCCGGGAACTTCCTGTACATGCTGACCGGCAAGGAGCCCACCACCGAGCAGGCGCGCCTGTTCGACATCGCGCTGGTCCTGCACGCGGATCACGGCATGAACGCCAGCACCTTCACGGCCATCGCCACCAGCAGCACCCTCAGCGACGTGTACTCGTGCATCGTGTCGGCCATCGGGGCGCTCAAGGGGCCGCTGCACGGCGGCGCCAACGAGGCCGTGATGGACATGCTCGACGAGGTCGGCACGCCGGACCAGGCCGAGGCCTACATCACCAAGAAGCTCGACAACAAGGAAAAGATCATGGGCGTGGGGCACCGCGTCTACAAGTACTTCGACCCCCGCTCGCGCGTGCTGCGCGACTACGCCGAGCACGTGGCCAGCAAGGAAGGCAAGAGCACGTACTACCAGATTCTCGAGACTATCGAGAAGACGGTCGTGGACCGCATCGGCTCCAAGGGCATCTACCCGAACGTGGACTTCTACTCCGGCACGGTGTACTCGGACCTGGGCATCAAGAAGGAGTACTTCACGCCAATCTTCGCGCTGGCCCGCATCTCGGGCTGGTGCGCCAGCGTGATCGAGTACTCCCGCGACAACCGCCTGCTGCGCCCCGACGCGCAGTACACCGGCGCGACCGACCAGCACTACGTGCAACTGCAAGACCGGCAGTAAGGCACACCAAAAGGAGGGCAGGGAGCTGAAGATCCGGCTCCCTGCCCTCCACCCTTGGCCCCTGCCCGCTACGCGCTCATGCCCTTGCTGCCGTGCAGGGTGCGCTCGACCGCTTCCGTGATCTCCACCTCGAAGCGGGTGAGGTGCTCGCGCAGGCGGTCGAGTTCGGCGGCGCTGAGTTCCGGCAGCCACAGCACCGAGCGGCCCAGCACCGCGAAGGTGGTGGGCGCCTCGTCGTCTTCGTCCTCGTCGTCGTTCTCGACCGGGTCGAGGTTCAGGGCGCCGTAGTCCAGGCCCTGGTTGAGCAGGTTCATGCCCATCAGGATGTCCGGCAGGCTGTCCTCCTCGACGTACAGGTCGAGGTCGAGGTGCAGCCGGACGATCACGCCGCCCTGGTGGTCGCGCTCCGCGAAGAGCGCCACCCGCGTTCCGCCGTGCTGGATCAGCGCGCCGTCCTCGACGGGTTCGACGGTCAAACCGCTGTTCTGCAGCGCTGCCACGATGCGCTGCAACTCTGTCTGCGAGGCCGTCATGCCGGGGAGTATAGAGCGCTGCTGCCGGGGAAATTGCGGGCAAAGGCGGAGGCTGGGTCGCCCCGACCCCGCGCGTCAGGCGTGGTAGGTCCACACCTCGCTGGCGTCGTCCCACGTGCGGTACAGCTGCCCCAGCAGCCGCAGGTGCTCGGCGTGCGCCAGCGTCTCGGCCAGCGCGAACCGCCGCCCGCTGGTGTTCAGGTCGCGTGGGAACATCGCCAGCGACAGGGCGTACGCGCTGCGCGGCTCGCGTCCCGCCTCGGCCTTGATGAAGTCCAGCCGCTCGTGGTGGTGGTCGCGCAGCTCGCGGGCGCGGGCCTGCACGCCCTCCATGACCGGGCCGTGGTGGCCCACGACCGCCCGGCGCGGGTTCAGGGCCTCAAGCTTGCCCAGCGTCTGGAGGTAGTCACCTAGGGGATCGGGCCGCGTGTACGCGTACAGGCCCACGTTCGGGCTGATGCGCGGCAGGATGGCGTCCCCGGCGATCAGCACGCTGCTCTCCTCGTTCCACAGGCCCAGGTGCCCGTCGGCGTGGCCGGGCAGCCACAGCACCTCCCACGCGCGATCCGCAAGTTGCACGTGCTGGCCCTCGCGCAGCGGCTGCACGCGGGTCGCGGGATGCACCCGGTCGCGGCCGCGGCGGTTGTCGGCGCCCATCTCCGCCAGCGACCCCTTCGGCAGGCCGTGGTCGCGCATGTGCTTGAGGTGGCCCGGCAGCCACTCCTCCCACAGGTGCCAGTACCGTTCGCCGCGCCCGATCTCGACGTCCAGCATGTGCACGGCCGCGCCGCTGCGTTCCTCGACCACGCCCGCCAGACCGTAGTGGTCCGGGTGGTGGTGCGTGATGATCGCGCGGTCCACGTCGCTCCAGTGCAGGCCCAGCGCGCCCAGGCCGTCCTCGATGGCCGCCCTGGCCTCCGGCGTGTCGAGCGCGGTGTCGATCATGGTGACCGGACCGTGCGCGGGCGCGTCGATCAGCACCGTCACGGTCTTCATCGGGTACGGAATCGGCACCTGCAGGGCGTGCAGCGAGCCCAGCACGGGGGTCGGGGGCAGGGCGTCGGTCATGCCCGGAGGCTAGCACCCACCCCCGGAGCAGGTCAGGCGTCCAGAATCACCGGCTCGACCCGCGCGGCGCCGGCCTCCACGTGCAGCCACGCGCACGCGACTGGCAAGCGGAAGCGCCGGGGGCCGACTGAGCCGGGATTCACGAAGAGCGCGCCGCCCCGCTGCTCCACGCGCGGCGCGTGCGTGTGCCCGCTCACCACCACGTGCACGCCGGCGTCCGGCGGGCGCAGGTCGAGGTCGTTCAGGTCGTGCAGCACATACACCCACACGCCCGCCACGTCCAGCAGCAGCGTCGCGGGCAGGTCACTCAGCGGGGGTGTCCGGTCGACGTTGCCGCGCACGGCGTGCACCGGGGCCGTCGTGGCCGCCTGCAATCCGGTCAGCACCTCGGGCCGGCCCACGTCGCCCGCGTGCAGCACCGTGTCCGCGCCGGGCAGCAGCGCCAGCACCTCCGGACGCAGCAGGCCGTGCGTGTCGGAGAGGACCAGCACGCGCTGCGCGGTGGCTGGTGTGCTCAGGGCGTCACGCAGCCGTAGACCCCGGCGCTGAGCGTGCAGCGGATCGTGGTGACCTGCGACGCCCGCACGCGCACCAACAGGTTCTGCGGCCGGAGGGCCGGGTCGAGCGGCAGGACGTTCACGCCCACGGTGCCCGGCCGCAGCGACACGCGCAGCGCTCGCCCGTCGCCCGGCACCTGCCCGGCCACCCTGCCCCCGACCAGCACCTGTGCCGGGACGTCCGAGGACACGCTCAGGGTGCCCATCAGCGGCGCGAGCACCGCCCGCACCTCTGTTACGCCGTTCTCGGTGACCGTCACGCGCTGCGAGTGGCCGCTCAGTCCAGGCGCTGACACGCTGACGGTTACGCTGGCCACGGGCACGTCCGGAATCTCGACCGGCGCGTATCCCGCGGGGTGCCCGTCCACCCGCACCTCGGCGCCCGGTTCGGACGCCGTGACGCGCAGTGTGCCGAAGCGCCCGACCGTGTACGTGGTCGTGGCGACGGTGTACGCCCCCGCGGGAAGGCCCTGCGCCGCCGCCTGCACCGCCCGCGCCGCGTCGTCGAGCGAGCGGGCGCCCTGCGCGGCCGAGACGTCCAGGGGCTGCACGCTCGCCACGGTGTAGACCTGCGTGAAGCCGCTGGCCGCCGGCAGCGCCACGGGCACGTCGGTGCCGGCGGGCACGGCGCCCACCGTGACCACCTGCACCGGCTGACCCGACGTGAGGACCAGCGACGACACGAAGGCCGGCGTGTCGGTGGTGACCAGCAGCGCGCCCGGCCCCGGCGGGCGGTACAGTGTCTCGCCCGTGACCGTCGTGATGGCCGGTGCCGACAGCCGCGCCCCGACCTGCAGCTGCGCGCCCGGCTGCGCCCGCAGCGGCGCGGGCACGCACGCCACCAGCGCGGCGCCCAGCACCCCCACTGCGCCCCACTTCCACCCCGTCGTCTTCATGCGTTCAGACTAGGCCCCGGCGCAGCCTCAGCGGCTCAAGCAAGCTGACGGCGCATTTACTCATCGCTGTGCACATAACGGCAACCGCCCGGCTTCAGCCGGGCGGTCACGCGCTCATGCGGACGCGAAGGTCAGGGCAGGCGCTTCATGATGGCCTGGAGGCTGGCGCTGTCGGCCCAGGCCATGCCCTTGTCCACATACATGCGTGCCGTCTCGGTGTCGCCGCGCTGCAGGGCCAGGTACGCGAGCTTGGCGGCGCTCAGGGACGCCCACTGCTTCTCGGTGTCGTTCAGGTCCGTGAGCTTGCTCCACGCGTTGTACGCGTTGATCCACCACTGGGTCTTGGTGTACAGCTGCGCCAGGTACGCGTTGTAGTCGCGGTTGCCCTGCTCCATCGCCGCGGCGTAGTACGCGTGGTCCACCGAGGCCTTCCACAGCGTGCGGTCGTAGAAGGGCACGGGGTACGCCACGTCGGCCTGCACGGCGAACTCCTGCGCCTTGGCGTAGTTGTCGCTGGCGCTCATGGTGGCGGGCATGCTCATGTCGGCCGGAGCGGCCATGTCGGTGGCCGGGGCGGTGTCCTGCGTGGTGGTATCGGTGGTCTGGGTGGTGTCCGTGGTCGTAGAGGTGTCCTGCGCGGCGGCGAGGCCTGCCAGCGCGAACGCGGTCAGCATGAGAATCTTCTTCATAACAGTTCGCATCTTAGGCCGTACCCTGGCAAGCGTCCATCTCAGCCGCCCCACCCCTGCCCTAGCGTAAAGGGACTGTAAAGGAGTGCACTTTCACATGAGGATTCCCCGCCGACCTCTCCTGCTCCTGCTGCTGACGGCTGCCGTCGCGCCCGGAGTGGCCGCCCAGACCGCCGTTCCCGTGGCGACGCCCGCCCCCGCCTTCATCGCCCCGAAAATCGACGTCTTCAAGGAACTGCGCGTCATCTCCGGCATCAGCGTCGCGCCGGGCGGCGATCTGGTGTTCGTCGGCTCGGACGCCAAGATCCACCGCACCGACGCCAGCGGCAGCGAGAAATGGGCCTACCCGGTCGGTGACCTGGGCCGCGCGTACCCGGTCATCACGCCGCAGGGAGGCGTGATCGCCGCGTCGTACGACGACACCGTGTACGCCCTCGATGCCGCCGGCAAACTCCAGTGGAAGCTCAAGCTGGACGGCGACGTGTTCGCCACGCCCGCCCTGCGCCCCGACGGCAGCGTGATCGTCGCCACCGCCGGCGGCACCGTGCACGCCATCGGCGCGGACGGCAAGACCCTGTGGACGTACAAGGTCGGCGCGCCGGTCTTCAGTTCGCCCGCCATCGCTCTGGACGGCACCATCTATTTCGGCGCGCAGAACAACCGCCTGTACGCCCTGAATCCGGACGGCAGCGCGAAGTGGGCGTACCGCGCCGGCTCACTGGTCTTCAGTTCGCCCGCGCTGGACGCCGACGGCAACATCTACTTCGGGTCCAGCGACCGCCGCATCCACTCGGTGGCGCCGGACGGCAAGCCGCGCTGGACCGTGCTGACCGGCCTGTTCGTGAATGCCAGCCCCATCGTGACCAGCGGCGGCCTGATCGTGGTCGGCAGTTACGACGGCAAGCTGTACGCCCTGAACGCGGCCGGCGAGACGGTGTGGACGTACACGGCCGGGCAGCCCATCGCGGCGTCCGCGGTGGAACTCGAGGGCGGCACCGTGATCGTGCCGGACCTGGGCGGCACCCTGCAAGCCCTCAGCCGCAGCGGGCAGCTCCTGTGGACCATTCCCACCGGCAAGAAGATCGATGTGGCCCTCAGCGTGAGCGACCAGGGCAGCCTGTACTTCGTCACGCAGGGCGGCGCGCTGAACATCATCACCAAGCAGCGCCCGCTGGCCGTGGGCCCGTGGACGACCTTCCACGCCCGCAGCGACGCGTGGGGCCGCGCCCTGAGCGCGCAGGACACCCAGGCGCTCACACAGGCCCGCAGGGCCGCCGCGACCGCCCCGCTGGCGCAGCTCAAGCCCGCGACGCCGGCCGCGATCACGCCGGCCGCCACGGCCCCCAGGCCCGGCACGCCCACCGCGACCACGCCCACGGCGCCCAAGCCGGCCACCCCGGCCACGGGCACGTCCACCACGCCGGCCCCCACGGCGACCCAGAAGCCCGGCGCCACCACCCAACCCGGCGTCACCACGGCGCCCACCGCGACCACACCGCCCGCCAAGCCGCCGGTGGCGACGCAGCCGGCCACACCGCCCGCGCCCGTGCTTACGCCCGCCCAGCTGGCCGCGCGGGCCGCGACGCAGGCGCGCGTGCAGGACCAGCAGGTGTTCCTGCCGCTGGCCGACGCCGCCGGCGCCCTGCGCCTGC from Deinococcus metalli includes:
- the tsaB gene encoding tRNA (adenosine(37)-N6)-threonylcarbamoyltransferase complex dimerization subunit type 1 TsaB → MTGDAPPHVTLALDTATPFLTLAVSWETGHVTAVREVGRAHAEELPGAARALFAQAGLPFHAQTIVIGTGPGSYTGVRVGASYALGLAAVWGARVVGVSTLEALVSGDGPQGVSLDARKGHVYGAVYDVQGGTVTGTRAAPAKATLEDFTAQLGTLPHRHDVPPDGMALLRAGQAHGAEDWALAYL
- a CDS encoding citrate/2-methylcitrate synthase; the protein is MTTIAKGLEGVLFTESKLTFINGSEGILTHLGIPIQEWAENSTFEELSLALLDGKLPTAAELAAFDAHLKANRMIPEKLAEEIASFPRNVHPMQALRTAVSYLGLFDPQAEDTGEDARRAISIRMIAQFATIIAAIARAREGQPVIAPRSDLTHAGNFLYMLTGKEPTTEQARLFDIALVLHADHGMNASTFTAIATSSTLSDVYSCIVSAIGALKGPLHGGANEAVMDMLDEVGTPDQAEAYITKKLDNKEKIMGVGHRVYKYFDPRSRVLRDYAEHVASKEGKSTYYQILETIEKTVVDRIGSKGIYPNVDFYSGTVYSDLGIKKEYFTPIFALARISGWCASVIEYSRDNRLLRPDAQYTGATDQHYVQLQDRQ
- a CDS encoding MBL fold metallo-hydrolase is translated as MTDALPPTPVLGSLHALQVPIPYPMKTVTVLIDAPAHGPVTMIDTALDTPEARAAIEDGLGALGLHWSDVDRAIITHHHPDHYGLAGVVEERSGAAVHMLDVEIGRGERYWHLWEEWLPGHLKHMRDHGLPKGSLAEMGADNRRGRDRVHPATRVQPLREGQHVQLADRAWEVLWLPGHADGHLGLWNEESSVLIAGDAILPRISPNVGLYAYTRPDPLGDYLQTLGKLEALNPRRAVVGHHGPVMEGVQARARELRDHHHERLDFIKAEAGREPRSAYALSLAMFPRDLNTSGRRFALAETLAHAEHLRLLGQLYRTWDDASEVWTYHA
- a CDS encoding metallophosphoesterase family protein gives rise to the protein MLVLSDTHGLLRPEVLALLPGADTVLHAGDVGRPEVLTGLQAATTAPVHAVRGNVDRTPPLSDLPATLLLDVAGVWVYVLHDLNDLDLRPPDAGVHVVVSGHTHAPRVEQRGGALFVNPGSVGPRRFRLPVACAWLHVEAGAARVEPVILDA
- a CDS encoding PEGA domain-containing protein; translated protein: MKTTGWKWGAVGVLGAALVACVPAPLRAQPGAQLQVGARLSAPAITTVTGETLYRPPGPGALLVTTDTPAFVSSLVLTSGQPVQVVTVGAVPAGTDVPVALPAASGFTQVYTVASVQPLDVSAAQGARSLDDAARAVQAAAQGLPAGAYTVATTTYTVGRFGTLRVTASEPGAEVRVDGHPAGYAPVEIPDVPVASVTVSVSAPGLSGHSQRVTVTENGVTEVRAVLAPLMGTLSVSSDVPAQVLVGGRVAGQVPGDGRALRVSLRPGTVGVNVLPLDPALRPQNLLVRVRASQVTTIRCTLSAGVYGCVTP
- a CDS encoding outer membrane protein assembly factor BamB family protein, which translates into the protein MRIPRRPLLLLLLTAAVAPGVAAQTAVPVATPAPAFIAPKIDVFKELRVISGISVAPGGDLVFVGSDAKIHRTDASGSEKWAYPVGDLGRAYPVITPQGGVIAASYDDTVYALDAAGKLQWKLKLDGDVFATPALRPDGSVIVATAGGTVHAIGADGKTLWTYKVGAPVFSSPAIALDGTIYFGAQNNRLYALNPDGSAKWAYRAGSLVFSSPALDADGNIYFGSSDRRIHSVAPDGKPRWTVLTGLFVNASPIVTSGGLIVVGSYDGKLYALNAAGETVWTYTAGQPIAASAVELEGGTVIVPDLGGTLQALSRSGQLLWTIPTGKKIDVALSVSDQGSLYFVTQGGALNIITKQRPLAVGPWTTFHARSDAWGRALSAQDTQALTQARRAAATAPLAQLKPATPAAITPAATAPRPGTPTATTPTAPKPATPATGTSTTPAPTATQKPGATTQPGVTTAPTATTPPAKPPVATQPATPPAPVLTPAQLAARAATQARVQDQQVFLPLADAAGALRLPVRAVTVRTATLDVAGQRVPVNLRSIGGQPYVSLAELASLPDVAAALVAAPAPAVTLTRAGQATTFALNVPALVPLTHGKEYTDVLPR